One genomic region from Candidatus Caldarchaeum subterraneum encodes:
- a CDS encoding Rieske (2Fe-2S) domain-containing protein, producing the protein MLRFISSAKTFKHMAERRRTLLKATLGSSLLVTLAPFLSWGGFLFRPEATSGQIRQRLINLKDFPVNSKLTFPFPATGDPTVDSDPFRQYILVHLPSGDLKAYSKVCVHLWCLYDYFPDKRQFQCPCHGSIYNPDTGVAIRGPAALQPYPTNSLPELNLEVDPDGTIYATGLRGRIGYGREWRAEAAWIQQKQSSSPNTPVTGYVVFRDPLPPDDTLSLIRGVDAKIVKWYGYFDKSPTEREWLTGEGEQNITTATAVYGLDASATPSSHLKLLENPKIIIILPR; encoded by the coding sequence ATGTTGAGGTTTATTAGCTCGGCGAAGACTTTCAAACACATGGCGGAGCGCCGTAGAACTCTCCTGAAAGCTACGCTGGGCTCCTCGCTTCTCGTCACTCTCGCGCCTTTCCTCTCATGGGGAGGTTTCCTGTTCAGGCCCGAGGCAACATCTGGGCAGATTAGGCAGAGGCTTATCAACCTGAAAGATTTCCCCGTCAACTCCAAGCTAACTTTCCCGTTTCCCGCGACAGGCGACCCAACCGTAGACTCAGACCCCTTCAGACAATACATACTCGTTCACCTCCCATCGGGAGACCTGAAAGCATACAGCAAAGTCTGCGTACATCTCTGGTGCCTCTACGACTACTTTCCCGATAAACGGCAGTTCCAGTGCCCGTGCCACGGAAGCATATACAACCCAGACACAGGCGTTGCGATTAGAGGGCCAGCAGCGCTACAACCCTACCCCACCAACTCACTGCCCGAGCTCAACCTCGAGGTTGACCCCGACGGCACCATATATGCGACGGGGCTGAGAGGCAGGATAGGATATGGCCGCGAATGGAGAGCCGAAGCGGCGTGGATACAGCAGAAACAATCAAGCTCACCCAACACACCTGTAACAGGCTACGTCGTCTTCAGAGACCCGCTCCCACCCGATGACACGCTCTCACTAATCCGCGGCGTCGACGCAAAGATCGTCAAATGGTACGGCTACTTCGACAAATCCCCGACCGAGCGCGAATGGCTAACCGGAGAGGGAGAGCAAAACATCACCACCGCAACAGCGGTATACGGCCTAGACGCGTCGGCAACACCCTCCTCACATCTCAAACTTCTCGAAAACCCGAAGATCATAATCATCCTCCCCCGATAA